DNA from Sulfodiicoccus acidiphilus:
AGTAATTGGAGTGGCTCTTAAATACCATTTAGGTGTGGATGTTGTAAAGTTGGAAAAGCTCACCCAACTCTCCTCGCTTGTAGAGAAATACAGTGGGATCCCTCTACCACCAAATTACCCAATAACAGGAGACTACGCCTTCGTTCATAAGGCCGGAGTTCATGTAGCGGGCATATTAAGTGACCCTAAAACGTATGAATTCATTCCTCCAGAAGTTCTAGGACGGAGTAGAGATTATACAATCGACAAATACTCTGGAAGGAACGGTATACGCAGAAAATTAGAAAGGATGGGTGTAACCCTCAGTGACGACGTGCTAGATAAGGTCCTCAGCAAGATCAAGGAGAAAGAGGATGCGAAATTCTACAGGGATGAGGATCTTTTAGAGTTAGTGGAGGAAGTAACTGGCTCGAAGCTTAGACCCAGGCCTCCCGAGGAGATCGAAGCTGTTATTTCCGTTAAGTGCGAACCCAACGTTTATACCACTTCCGTGACTAGGAGACTTCACTTAGTGGATGGAGTTAAGGAGGTCATGGAAGTCAGCGGTGAATACGACATCATAGTAAAGATCACAGCTAAGGACACGACAAGTCTGAATCAGATAATAGAACAGGTTAGAGGAGTAAAGGGTATAAAGAACACGACCACGGCCCTTGTCTTAAAGAAGATGTGAATGTGCGGGGGCGGGGATTCGAACCCCGGATGGCCTACGCCAGCGGATCTCCCACGAGGTCTTGAGTCCGCCCCCTTGACCGCTCGGGCACCCCCGCTCAACAAATTTCTGCCGTTCTGCCCTTTAAAGCTCTTCTCAACTCTCTGTTACGCTATTTGAGTTTTCATTCCCTGTAACCGGGTTCCAAGACCTTACCGTGAGGAACTTGTCTACTCGGCGAAATTAGACACCCTAACTTCTCCACTTTACTGCGGGTAACTTCAGCTGGATAGCTAGAGGCAACGACTCCTGCTCCAATCTTGGAGGAACTTCCTATGATGGAGAATGATAGATAGGCCTTCGAACCAACGTCTGCCCTAGGTTGAACTAGAGCGTGGGCTAGCTCAGCATATGCTCCAACCCTAGAATCTTCCTCAAGTGACGTGAAGTCTCGAATCAGGGAGAAGTTTCCCACATATACGTTTCTGCCAATATAGGCTGGACCCTTGATCACAGCATACTCATCCACATACGCGTTTTCCTCTACGATCACTCCGCGTCCAATTACTGCCGTCCTTGAGATGTAGGCTTTCTCTGAGATCTCGGTTGCCCTGTTAGATAATATCGATTCTACGGCCCTGATCAGATCTTCTGGGTACCCCACATCGACCCAGCTACCGCTCCACACGAAGTAGTTAGAACCCCTCTGGATAAGATGGTTGAAGTAATCTAGGAGATTATCGAAATTACCTTTGGGTATTACATAGGCTCCGGCCAAAGCCAAGGTAGATCCGGTGTTAGTAATGGCCTTTAACTTGCCTTCCTGTATAACGGCTAATCCGTATGTGGAAAGTCCCTCACTTACAGGTACTAGGGAGAAGACCGCATCTTTCCCTCCCTCCAAATAGGCGTTCATTAAACTCCTGTAAAACCTCGGTGGGGCTACTATATCCCCATAGGCAAGGGTAAACACTTCATCATCTACTTCACTCATTCCATCAAGAACAGCTCCTTCAATACCCTTACGTTTCTGCCTCACGAACGTTAACGGAATGGAAACTCCTGAAAGGGCCTCCTTTACCTGCTCCTCCTTGTCTCCAACTACAACGACGAATTTGTCAATCCCCGCATCAACTAGTCCATCAACGACATATCTTATTACTGGCTTACCCACGACAGAAATTGTCTCCTTCTGTACGAAAGTTGTGTACGGCTCTAATCCTCTCCCAGACCCAGCGGCTAGCACTAAAGCTATCATTCCACAGTCACCGTTTTAGCCAAGTTTCTGGGCCTGTCTGGGTTAGCTCCCTTACACACCGCCGCAAAGTATGCCACCATCTGCAGAAAAGGAGAGATGTAGAATGGGGCAAGCGACGAATCTCCTTCAAAGTAGATCTCCTCATCGGCACCGATCCTAGAGTTTACCGAGACTGAGTAAGTCTTAGCCCGTCTAGCCTTCATTTCTTTAAGGTTATTAATTAATAGAGCCGTACGTTCACCGTCATTTACAAAGAACACAGGGAATCCATCGCTTATCAAGGCAATAGGTCCATGCTTACTCTCCCCCGCTGGATAGGCCTCTGCATGAATATAGGCTACTTCTTTTATCTTCAGTGCACCTTCCATGGCTAATGGGACTCCCATTCCTCGGCCTAAGTAGAACATGTCCGATTTCTTACACAGCTCCTCTCCAATCGCCTTAGCGTAACCCTGCTGAGATAGGGAGTTAGAGACTGCCGCGGGAGCACCTTCAAGGTAGTCGGTTGGCTCCCCCACGATGAGTGACTTAAGGTAGAGTAGAGCTGCGAGCTGGGAGGTGAAGGTCTTAGTGGCTGCAACTCCAACCTCCGGACCGGCCCTAGTGTGGAGCCTTATGTCGCTGACAAAGTTAAGTGCACTTTCTATCCTGTTAGTCAATGAAATCGACTTAATGTTATACTTCTTGAAGTGATTCTTAACCGCATTAAGGACATCGAGAGTCTCCCCACTTTGAGATATCGATATGAGAACGTCACCTTCTCGAGGTCTCAAGGTTGTAGCCTCTGATGCTATTAAAGTCCTCACGTCGTAACCTTCCTTCTCCAGGAGATGACCGAAAAGAAGTCCGGCGTGATAGCTTGTACCAGAACCAACTACAAGGACCCTCTCGGAGTTGCGAATTAAAGATGCGGCTTCGCTAACCTGGTCAAACCTTATGCCAGCCAACGTGTCCCTGACTGCACGAGGAGACTCTTGAATTTCCTTAAGCATGTAATGTTCGTATCCAATGATTCCGCTCTCCTCTGGACTCCAACCGATTTCCATTACTCTTTCGCCGACAGCTATCTCCTTCCCTGTGAAGTCAAAGATGCGCACCTCATCGGCTTCTATGTAGCCTAGCTCACCATCCATCAATCTAACGACCCTTCTTGTGAATCTCACGAAGGCTTCAGCGTCGCTGGCAATGTAGTTAGAGCCCTTTCCTAGTCCAATAGTAAGCGGGTTGTCCTTCCTAGCAAAGTAAATTCTCCTCTCTCCAGACACCACTGCTAATATAGCGTAACTACCATTTAGGGCTTGAACTGTCCTCTTGAACGCCTCCCAGCTCGTCAGACCCTTCTTTATCCACTCCTCCATCATATGGGGAATGACCTCGGTGTCAGTTTCACTCTTAAAACGATGACCCAGTGAAGTTAATTCCTCTTTAAGGACATCGAAGTTAGTTATAGTTCCATTATGAACGACAGCGATCTTAGAACTACAGTCTGTATGTGGATGAGCGTTACTGAAAGTGGGCATGCCGTGAGTAGCCCACCTAGTATGCCCCACAAGTACAGAACTGGAAATGGAGTCTACGTCAACCTGCTTGAGGAGATCTTCTACTCCACCCACGGTCTTCATAACCTCCACTTTTCCTACATCTAGCGCAGCTATGCCAACACTATCATAGCCTCTATATTCGAGCAGCCTGAGGCAAGAGGCTACTATTGACGCTCGTTGCTCCTTATGGGATACAATACCGATTATTCCACACACATTTAACAAATGGGTTTCGAACTCAAATAAAACTTGTATATACTCCTGTGAACGTGGGATTAGAGTCTACTATTTTGGCTCCGAAGGACAAGAGGAGTGACTTGGCTTGTAGAGACGAGTATGGGTCTTTTGTGACACAAAGCAAGGAACCCCCAGCGCCACCGCCACTCACTTTACATCCAACTCCCAGCTCCTTGGCCCTTGAGACAAATTCGTCTATTGAAGAATTAGTCACTCCAAGTGCACTCAATAACCCGTGAGAGAACGGTGCCAGCAACGA
Protein-coding regions in this window:
- the glmS gene encoding glutamine--fructose-6-phosphate transaminase (isomerizing); amino-acid sequence: MCGIIGIVSHKEQRASIVASCLRLLEYRGYDSVGIAALDVGKVEVMKTVGGVEDLLKQVDVDSISSSVLVGHTRWATHGMPTFSNAHPHTDCSSKIAVVHNGTITNFDVLKEELTSLGHRFKSETDTEVIPHMMEEWIKKGLTSWEAFKRTVQALNGSYAILAVVSGERRIYFARKDNPLTIGLGKGSNYIASDAEAFVRFTRRVVRLMDGELGYIEADEVRIFDFTGKEIAVGERVMEIGWSPEESGIIGYEHYMLKEIQESPRAVRDTLAGIRFDQVSEAASLIRNSERVLVVGSGTSYHAGLLFGHLLEKEGYDVRTLIASEATTLRPREGDVLISISQSGETLDVLNAVKNHFKKYNIKSISLTNRIESALNFVSDIRLHTRAGPEVGVAATKTFTSQLAALLYLKSLIVGEPTDYLEGAPAAVSNSLSQQGYAKAIGEELCKKSDMFYLGRGMGVPLAMEGALKIKEVAYIHAEAYPAGESKHGPIALISDGFPVFFVNDGERTALLINNLKEMKARRAKTYSVSVNSRIGADEEIYFEGDSSLAPFYISPFLQMVAYFAAVCKGANPDRPRNLAKTVTVE
- a CDS encoding NTP transferase domain-containing protein; translation: MIALVLAAGSGRGLEPYTTFVQKETISVVGKPVIRYVVDGLVDAGIDKFVVVVGDKEEQVKEALSGVSIPLTFVRQKRKGIEGAVLDGMSEVDDEVFTLAYGDIVAPPRFYRSLMNAYLEGGKDAVFSLVPVSEGLSTYGLAVIQEGKLKAITNTGSTLALAGAYVIPKGNFDNLLDYFNHLIQRGSNYFVWSGSWVDVGYPEDLIRAVESILSNRATEISEKAYISRTAVIGRGVIVEENAYVDEYAVIKGPAYIGRNVYVGNFSLIRDFTSLEEDSRVGAYAELAHALVQPRADVGSKAYLSFSIIGSSSKIGAGVVASSYPAEVTRSKVEKLGCLISPSRQVPHGKVLEPGYRE